The Zygosaccharomyces rouxii strain CBS732 chromosome A complete sequence genome window below encodes:
- the ESC1 gene encoding Esc1p (some similarities with uniprot|Q03661 Saccharomyces cerevisiae YMR219W ESC1 Protein localized to the nuclear periphery involved in telomeric silencing interacts with PAD4-domain of Sir4p) codes for MTSKKGGPNSSRLKLAAPRRGLKRPRSVFIERSGSNGRNNDMRYRVNKTSRTDISQDTGHALDWLDSLIRKGRGILDSLEEEETSFKRELGEEKQRIRIQEQLIENALNGGSEDVFEKENIGIDTSSFRRLEDSVRNTKTEYDDEEEEEEEEEEEGDNSDLYDEVQDMQDREDKHQPVFEQEEIVILSDEDEDEGETQKPEKSEEEDSEQLFGDEQEIDLMSSDENVEEDHEAKEDEYEEEEAPERQELDEEESQVGSEEIEGQEEEIDQSEKKSESNDEQEEGSVEMAKDLESRFFPSSTQSSQEKFKDGLNADTQTPSPDETSYYDASDREETDNFESEHESIRNLENGDEPVSTQDGGINEFNLAGNDEAVLIDGDTEEQEVEQSLESEQEYEFEGKGQDDLELEQDQERDLEDQEREYEQEEEPRNDEGEYEQDEQEQYGEGEQAEEPEQESAYVSAEASLQVPDYLYDYRMIANQAVQQLLQTTDGQAVSSESTGNESFNDTKYETPEASVPLQEDKGDQQNINETANDFKEIPGVSVPLQDDKGDQKDINETVNGIKEEPEIVGHSGRILDTTGNRKNSLLEQLFKPKLQAGDANASTSSLEDDSTVYYSTEEPSIVEEPSDLKADNQTYLSAKKTEGTNNVPSRYEILFCESAYSTTSNEDNAQVIEPFGSYVSPFSKDTFSTTQKAEDPKELLRRTLESLGESFDSESEDEVMVDANDFNSSSSEEFFSQTSDININDDVDVDVDVEEDEDTGNDDETVKGSEISDGNNTDTTDTPGKGTPLERYEQIDITQGPDIDPIHSPDAFDDAEFLVFGPNEPDWIEEAESEQSIQDQEGLVLEDVSSGVDQEEIALVASEPIIEFNSEPLNFADIILDEFTAPDLVEEASDTESRADNILLEEIEDLQALDVIHVISTEPIVEQPEPLSFANVEIFELTENDSDDTDEVMVDVGPSSFDENASFQMRTERGFNVGALAGNSSSESHESEYSVDGAEEESNEHRSGSVASKIFSSPIRALGRVISGVKDVGNVLADFVNTIDTTNAQTDTDVGSSSPEEHNEDSQSEAEPEAEPEAEPEAEPEAEPEAEPEAEPEAEPEAEPEAEPEAEPEAEPEAEPEAEPEAEPEAEPEAEPEAEPEAEPEAEPEAGRSVEHDLRNFLDEEGFKLEYPSENNGSEFTGNDREPLFENNSNNKELLSEVVAIQKLARELESRPISAFRDSSPSTDDNEAEKEEINISVKNDNDPELDIGEEDSFLKSTEDDVLQKSSGNEGTKDKCDKDEDARDDVKHIEVEEEDLDGMKEKYVKDLPANEEGDVKGQQARVNPEEIDIVGKRSNDAVKSEDFASKREGIEIYENKEVESGKNSSSVLVKPIEVDANYSDEAPFQHEEVHKKKDESNSPTREVQVRDENEDAIQIPVEIEDEETKIPPENKDMPKEKGSEPTQSGSKKKRGRKRKHASPISESNKRKGPGSSKTQNKRTKGPITRSRTTPSSTERKTRGNTRSKKTR; via the coding sequence ATGACGAGCAAAAAGGGAGGTCCGAATTCTTCCAGATTGAAACTTGCAGCACCTCGCAGGGGTCTCAAAAGGCCAAGAAGTGTGTTTATTGAAAGAAGTGGTTCCAATGGTAGAAACAATGATATGAGGTATAGAGTTAATAAAACATCAAGGACAGACATCTCACAAGATACTGGACATGCACTCGATTGGTTGGATTCACTTATTCGGAAAGGTAGGGGAATATTAGATTCAttagaagaggaagaaacTTCATTTAAAAGGGAATTGGGGGAAGAGAAACAGAGGATAAGGatacaagaacaattgattgaaaatgCATTAAATGGAGGCTCGGAGGATGTATTTGAGAAGGAGaatattggaattgatACATCATCCTTCAGACGGCTGGAAGACTCTGTACGAAATACTAAGACGgaatatgatgatgaggaagaggaggaggaggaggaggaggaagaaggGGATAATAGTGATTTATATGATGAGGTACAGGATATGCAGGACAGAGAAGATAAGCATCAGCCAGTTTTTgaacaagaggaaattGTCATATTATCagatgaggatgaggatgagGGTGAAACACAAAAACCTGAGAAGTCTGAAGAGGAGGATTCTGAACAACTCTTTGgtgatgaacaagaaatcGATTTAATGAGTTCAGACGAGAATGTAGAAGAAGATCATGAGGCCAAAGAAGATGAgtatgaagaggaggaggCTCCCGAGAGACAGGAgcttgatgaagaggaatcACAGGTCGGTTCTGAAGAAATCGAAGggcaagaagaagagattgACCAATCAGAAAAGAAATCCGAGTCAAATGATGAGCAAGAGGAGGGATCAGTCGAAATGGCCAAAGATCTGGAAAGTAGattctttccttcttctaCTCAAAGTTCTCAAGAAAAGTTCAAAGACGGACTCAATGCAGATACCCAGACCCCATCTCCAGATGAGACTAGTTACTATGATGCCAGTGATCGAGAAGAAACTGATAATTTCGAAAGTGAACATGAAAGCATTAgaaatcttgaaaatgGAGATGAGCCAGTGTCCACCCAGGATGGAGGCATAAATGAGTTCAACCTCGCTGGAAATGATGAGGCAGTTTTGATTGACGGTGATACAGAAGAGCAGGAAGTGGAACAAAGTCTAGAATCTGAACAAGAATATGAATTTGAAGGAAAGGGACAGGATGACTTGGAATTAGAACAGGATCAGGAAAGAGATCTCGAAGATCAAGAACGAGAATAtgaacaagaggaagaacCCAGAAATGACGAGGGAGAATACGAACAggatgaacaagaacagTACGGAGAAGGCGAGCAAGCAGAAGAACCTGAACAAGAAAGTGCTTATGTTAGTGCAGAGGCAAGCCTTCAAGTTCCTGACTATCTCTATGATTATCGAATGATTGCAAACCAGGCGGTTCAACAACTTCTACAAACTACAGATGGACAAGCGGTGTCTTCAGAATCAACTGGTAATGAGTCATTTAATGATACAAAGTATGAAACACCAGAAGCTTCTGTGCCGCTTCAAGAAGACAAAGGTGACCAACAAAACATTAATGAGACAGctaatgatttcaaagaaatacCAGGAGTTTCTGTTCCACTTCAAGATGATAAAGGTGATCAAAAAGATATCAATGAGACAGTAAATGGTATCAAGGAAGAACCAGAAATTGTTGGACATAGTGGACGTATATTAGATACCACTGgaaatagaaaaaattcaCTTTTGGAACAATTATTCAAGCCAAAGCTACAGGCGGGAGACGCCAATGCCTCTACTTCGtcattagaagatgattcCACCGTGTATTACTCGACAGAAGAACCTTCGATTGTTGAAGAGCCATCTGATCTTAAGGCGGATAACCAAACTTATCTTTCTGCGAAGAAAACTGAAGGAACGAATAATGTTCCTTCGAGGTACGAGATTTTATTTTGCGAGTCAGCTTACAGCACTACATCGAACGAGGACAATGCTCAAGTCATAGAACCTTTTGGCTCTTACGTCTCTCCGTTTTCAAAAGACACATTCTCTACTACCCAAAAAGCGGAAGATCCAAAGGAACTTCTGAGAAGAACTCTAGAATCACTAGGGGAGAGTTTTGATTCTGAGTCTGAAGATGAGGTGATGGTAGATGCAAATGATTTTAACTCCAGCTCCAGTGAAGAATTCTTTTCTCAGACTTCTGATATTAACATAAATGATGATGTGGATGTGGATGTGGATGtggaggaagatgaagatactggaaatgatgatgagacAGTGAAAGGTTCAGAAATATCGGATGGTAATAACACTGATACTACCGATACTCCCGGAAAAGGGACGCCTTTAGAACGTTATGAACAAATCGATATTACTCAGGGGCCGGAtattgatccaattcattcaCCAGATGCTTTTGATGATGCTGAGTTTCTTGTTTTTGGCCCAAATGAGCCAGATTGGATAGAGGAAGCGGAAAGTGAGCAAAGCattcaagatcaagaaggATTGGTACTGGAAGATGTTTCATCAGGCGTAGATCAGGAGGAAATTGCATTGGTGGCATCGGAGCCAATTATTGAATTTAATTCGGAACCTCTGAATTTCGCAGATATTATTTTAGATGAGTTTACCGCACCAGACCTAGTCGAGGAGGCAAGCGATACAGAATCTAGGGCGGATAATATTTTActggaagaaattgaagatttacaagCTTTGGACGTTATTCATGTTATTTCTACGGAACCTATTGTTGAGCAACCAGAACCTCTATCTTTTGCgaatgttgaaatttttgaacttaCTGAGAATGACAGTGATGATACAGATGAAGTTATGGTGGATGTTGGTCCAAGTTCTTTTGATGAGAATGCAAGCTTTCAAATGCGTACTGAGAGGGGATTTAATGTTGGTGCATTGGCTGGAAATTCTAGCAGTGAAAGTCATGAATCAGAATATTCGGTAGATGGTGCTGAAGAGGAATCCAATGAGCACCGTTCGGGATCAGTAGcttcaaaaatcttttcGTCCCCAATTCGAGCACTAGGCCGTGTCATATCTGGGGTCAAGGATGTTGGTAACGTTCTCGCTGATTTCGTAAACACTATTGATACCACTAACGCCCAGACAGACACTGATGTCGGAAGCTCGTCTCCAGAAGAGCACAATGAGGATTCTCAATCTGAGgctgaacctgaagctgaacctgaagctgaacctgaagctgaacctgaagctgaacctgaagctgaacctgaagctgaacctgaagctgaacctgaagctgaacctgaagctgaacctgaagctgaacctgaagctgaacctgaagctgaacctgaagctgaacctgaagctgaacctgaagctgaacctgaagctgaacctgaagctgaacctgaagctgaacctgaagctgaaccGGAGGCGGGACGTTCAGTTGAACATGACCTTAGAAACTTTTTGGATGAGGAAGGATTTAAATTGGAATATCCTTCCGAAAATAATGGATCAGAATTTACTGGAAATGACAGAGAAccactttttgaaaataactCGAATAACAAAGAACTTTTATCTGAAGTAGTAGCCATTCAGAAATTGGCCCGGGAGCTTGAAAGTAGGCCAATTTCAGCATTTAGGGACAGTTCCCCCTCAACTGATGACaatgaagctgaaaaagaagaaattaataTTTCTGTGAAGAATGATAATGATCCTGAGCTTGACATAGGCGAAGAGGATAGCTTCCTAAAATCTACAGAGGATGACGTTCTTCAAAAAAGTTCTGGAAATGAGGGAACAAAAGATAAATGCGATAAAGATGAGGATGCAAGGGACGATGTGAAACACAtagaagtggaagaagaggatcTTGACGGAATGAAGGAGAAATACGTAAAAGACCTTCCCgctaatgaagaaggaGATGTAAAAGGCCAGCAGGCTAGAGTAAATCCAGAGGAAATAGACATCGTTGGCAAGCGATCGAATGATGCTGTAAAAAGTGAAGATTTTGCAAGTAAACGTGAAGGTATTGAAATTTACGAAAATAAAGAAGTAGAATCtgggaaaaattcttcatctgtaCTAGTCAAACCGATCGAAGTGGATGCTAATTACTCTGATGAGGCTCCCTTTCAGCATGAAGAGGTTCATAAAAAGAAAGACGAATCCAATTCCCCGACTAGAGAGGTACAAGTGCGggatgaaaatgaagatgccATTCAAATTCCTGtagaaattgaagatgaagaaaccAAGATCCCACCTGAGAACAAGGATATGCCAAAAGAGAAGGGCTCCGAACCTACTCAATCAGgatcaaagaagaaaagaggGAGGAAGAGAAAGCATGCATCTCCCATTAGTGAATCTAATAAGCGCAAAGGTCCAGGATCTTCTAAAACTCAAAATAAACGTACTAAAGGCCCCATAACAAGGTCAAGGACTACACCGTCTTCTACCGAGCGTAAGACAAGAGGGAATACCCGCTCTAAAAAGACACGTTGA
- the FSH3 gene encoding putative serine hydrolase (similar to Saccharomyces cerevisiae and to YMR222C uniprot|Q05015 Saccharomyces cerevisiae FSH2 Serine hydrolase) — protein MPPLPRKKILMLHGFVQSGKIFSSKTGGLRKTLNKIGYDLLYPTSPMGITKEELMAQHNIKPGEDSDKEVASQFNTTTDGQDVYYGWWKRSSSCFQDFDIGQDVWDYLRGYILENGPFEGIMGFSQGGAFAGYLLTNFHKLLNLTYEQQPPLKFFVTFSGFRLEASQFQSDYDKQPLSVPSLHVQGEQDTVVSEARILSLYNSCQEDKRTLLRHPGGHYVPNSKQYVSQVCNWIQWIESQGKTSSQEESKDDAPKKQDTAKPDLGDDLMGTIDSMMGATRLKD, from the coding sequence ATGCCACCTCTCCCTCGtaaaaagattttgatgCTTCATGGATTCGTCCAATCTGGTAAGATTTTCTCCTCCAAGACTGGAGGTCTTCGTAAAACCCTGAACAAGATCGGGTACGATCTGTTGTATCCAACTTCTCCTATGGGGATTACGAAGGAAGAGCTAATGGCTCAGCATAACATCAAGCCAGGTGAAGACAGTGACAAGGAGGTGGCTTCGCAGTTTAATACGACAACAGATGGTCAAGATGTCTATTACGGTTGGTGGAAGAGAAGCAGTTCATGTTTCCAGGATTTCGATATTGGTCAAGATGTCTGGGATTATCTACGTGGCTACATTTTAGAGAATGGCCCATTTGAAGGTATAATGGGATTTAGTCAAGGCGGTGCATTCGCCGGTTATCTTTTAACGAACTTCCATAAACTGCTAAATTTGACATACGAACAACAGCCACCACTAAAATTTTTTGTTACTTTCAGTGGATTTAGATTAGAGGCTTCCCAATTCCAATCAGATTATGACAAGCAGCCTCTATCTGTACCTTCTTTGCACGTTCAAGGTGAACAGGACACTGTAGTCTCGGAAGCTAGAATACTATCGCTGTACAATTCGTGCCAAGAGGACAAGAGAACCTTGTTAAGACATCCTGGCGGTCATTACGTGCCCAACTCGAAGCAGTACGTGAGTCAAGTATGTAATTGGATCCAATGGATTGAATCTCAAGGCAAGACATCATCACAAGAAGAGTCCAAGGACGATGCACCCAAGAAACAGGATACCGCGAAACCAGATCTGGGAGATGACTTGATGGGAACCATTGATTCGATGATGGGGGCCACAAGACTTAAAGATTAG
- the ERG8 gene encoding phosphomevalonate kinase (similar to uniprot|P24521 Saccharomyces cerevisiae YMR220W ERG8 Phosphomevalonate kinase an essential cytosolic enzyme that acts in the biosynthesis of isoprenoids and sterols including ergosterol from mevalonate) has translation MSSIDYVFYTLFYNMIDSYDYYVVLGCGYQYFFLSMALKARTVRTSMHELRSVLDKENIKMTMNSVERVRAFSAPGKALLAGGYLVLDPSYRSYVVALSARMHAVVKTSDLEQNAHFELKISSSQFNNDYWTYTLGAKDGYNILETDGKKNPFIEMVLFNLFNYFKPQQGKKILIEIFSDDGYHSQSNSVRKGNAYKEFSYHANSITKVPKTGLGSSAGLVTVLTTVLVSVFKSELDVQNNKDLQLIHGLAQVAHCQAQGKIGSGFDVAAATFGSIVYRRFAPELISGLPEHSDVNYSIKLRSLIDDTDWKISNTRVRLPDGLRLVMGDVNNGSETTKLVSKVKAWYTSNPSKGLEVYQNINSNNEKVMAALTEMDALNQKTPTAYSKLIEALDAQDEALINQSPELVKIRNAVNEIRNNFRQVTKESGADIEPPVQTALLDNCSKLKGVLTGVVPGAGGYDAIALIATEQSNLQLQTQGKKEFAAVTWLDLHQEDVGVKQENPVHYQNLVKL, from the coding sequence ATGTCCTCAATTGACTATGTATTTTATACGTTGTTTTATAATATGATCGATTCTTATGATTATTATGTGGTGTTAGGGTGCGGATATCAATACTTTTTCTTAAGCATGGCGCTTAAAGCTAGGACAGTTAGAACTTCGATGCATGAACTCCGATCAGTGTTAGATAAAGAGAACATTAAAATGACAATGAATTCGGTGGAGAGAGTCAGAGCATTTAGTGCGCCTGGTAAGGCACTTTTAGCGGGAGGATATCTGGTTCTTGATCCTAGTTACAGATCCTATGTCGTGGCATTATCAGCTAGAATGCACGCTGTGGTCAAAACATCGGATCTAGAACAGAATGCTCATTTCgaattgaagatttcgaGCTCTCAGTTTAACAATGATTATTGGACCTATACATTAGGTGCCAAAGATGGGTATAACATCCTTGAAACTGATGGGAAAAAGAATCCTTTCATTGAAATGGTTCTTTTCAACTTGTTTAACTACTTCAAGCCTCAACAAGGTAAGAAGATTTTAATCGAGATTTTTTCTGATGATGGTTATCACTCTCAATCGAATAGTGTTCGTAAGGGAAATGCTTACAAGGAATTTTCTTACCATGCGAATAGTATTACAAAGGTCCCAAAAACAGGACTTGGATCTTCTGCAGGATTGGTAACTGTACTTACCACAGTATTGGTCTCCGTATTTAAATCAGAACTAGATGTACAAAACAACAAAGATCTGCAATTAATCCATGGTTTAGCTCAAGTGGCACATTGTCAGGCTCAAGGGAAAATTGGTAGTGGATTCGATGTCGCAGCAGCCACTTTTGGATCCATCGTTTACCGTAGATTTGCACCTGAATTGATTTCTGGATTACCTGAACATTCAGATGTGAATTATTCTATCAAATTACGGTCTTTAATAGATGATACAGATTGGAAAATCTCTAACACTAGAGTTCGTTTACCTGATGGTTTGAGACTTGTCATGGGAGATGTAAACAATGGATCCGAAACAACTAAATTAGTTTCGAAAGTCAAGGCATGGTATACTTCAAACCCTTCAAAGGGACTTGAAGTTTACCAAAATATCAATAGTAACAACGAGAAAGTGATGGCGGCATTGACAGAAATGGATGCGTTGAATCAGAAAACCCCTACGGCTTACTCCAAATTGATCGAAGCACTGGATGCACAAGATGAAGCTTTGATTAATCAATCGCCTGAGCTTGTAAAGATAAGAAATGCTGTTAACGAAATTAGGAACAATTTTAGACAAGTCACTAAGGAATCGGGAGCCGATATTGAGCCACCAGTACAAACTGCTCTTTTAGATAATTGCTCAAAATTGAAAGGAGTTCTTACTGGTGTTGTCCCAGGAGCTGGTGGTTACGATGCCATTGCTCTCATTGCTACTGAACAGTCAAATCTACAGCTGCAAACGCAAGGGAAAAAGGAATTTGCAGCTGTAACTTGGTTGGATTTACACCAAGAAGACGTGGGGGTCAAACAGGAAAATCCTGTACATTACCAAAACCTAGTAAAATTATAA
- the FMP42 gene encoding Fmp42p (similar to uniprot|Q04991 Saccharomyces cerevisiae YMR221C FMP42 The authentic non-tagged protein was localized to the mitochondria) translates to MFKYHLKNSKSLPRRRTHRPKVGGTARSDKVKDERYLTLYTTYHLATKVTAMSSKAVKVVQIGCASVYCLLSAGVIFGFAAFKAVLLAEDVYGEYCPADSARPCTEQDLKLNFIFTLAAGVTNVAALPVGWVLDHYGPRISGIVGSLWITVGAAMYIWAQQFSHILDPYLIGYSMFAIGGPFVFISSFQLANTFPKKSGFILSLITGTFDCSSALFLFYRLGYQHSGKGWHLSQFFGVYMIVPLFILLSQLTVMPNDSYKTQGTIEKISAEHLDENGRLLEGDSISAFCTDDEERRSLVNEEALDRNEELRTRRGRRKSVVELHVERKLEQKSGGIFGILHDKSVKEQISNPMFYLMVVFTTICMLRINYYVATIRSQEEYLLKDPELALKLNSIFDVLLPLGGVVAIPLTGAILDHMKTFDILVTLVTSSVVVGVLGLIPRSFTLHLIGILILVVYRPFVYTVISDYTSKVFGFDTFGTVYGLLISISGMFNMVQSILDTLTHKTFNMNPTPLNSILVLITIISGLTLLWDVRRQLRLRTLHKSDQEDN, encoded by the coding sequence ATGTTTAAATACCATCTCAAAAACTCAAAATCGTTGCCTAGGCGACGTACCCATCGCCCGAAGGTGGGAGGTACAGCAAGGAGTGATAAAGTTAAAGATGAACGTTATCTCACACTCTATACAACCTACCATCTGGCTACAAAAGTTACAGCTATGTCGTCAAAGGCTGTAAAGGTAGTGCAGATTGGCTGCGCAAGTGTTTATTGCCTTCTTTCTGCTGGTGTCATCTTTGGGTTTGCTGCATTTAAGGCTGTCCTACTGGCGGAGGACGTTTATGGTGAATATTGTCCTGCTGATTCTGCAAGACCATGCACTGAACAAGATCTCAAACTAAACTTCATATTTACGTTAGCTGCTGGTGTCACTAACGTTGCTGCTTTGCCAGTTGGTTGGGTACTGGATCACTATGGACCTCGAATCAGTGGTATTGTAGGGTCCCTTTGGATCACTGTAGGTGCTGCAATGTACATTTGGGCTCAACAGTTCTCACATATTTTGGACCCATATCTGATTGGATACTCAATGTTTGCCATTGGTGGCCCGTTTGTATTCATTTCAAGTTTCCAATTGGCCAACACCTTCCCCAAGAAATCGGGGTTTATCCTTTCATTGATCACAGGTACTTTTGATTGTTCTTCGGCActgtttttgttttacAGACTTGGCTACCAGCACTCTGGTAAGGGCTGGCATTTGTCTCAATTTTTCGGTGTCTATATGATAGTACCACTGTTCATACTACTTTCCCAATTGACGGTGATGCCTAATGACTCCTATAAGACTCAAGGAaccattgaaaagatctcTGCTGAACATTTAGATGAAAACGGTAGACTATTAGAAGGTGATAGTATATCTGCGTTTTGcactgatgatgaagaacgCAGATCTTTAGTGAATGAAGAGGCATTGGATCGTAATGAAGAGCTCCGTACCCGTAGAGGACGTCGGAAGTCGGTGGTGGAGCTCCATGTGGAGAGGAAATTGGAACAAAAATCTGGTGGTATATTTGGTATCTTACATGATAAATCCGTTAAGGAGCAAATAAGTAATCCAATGTTTTATTTGATGGTAGTATTCACAACAATTTGTATGCTGAGAATCAACTACTATGTGGCCACCATTAGATCCCAGGAAGAATATTTATTGAAGGATCCTGAGTTAGcattaaaattaaattcCATATTTGATGTGCTTTTACCTCTGGGTGGTGTAGTCGCTATACCTTTGACAGGTGCCATCTTAGATCACATGAAGACCTTTGACATTCTAGTAACACTGGTCACAAGCTCTGTGGTCGTAGGAGTTTTGGGACTAATTCCTAGGAGCTTTACCCTACATCTGATCGGTATCTTAATCCTAGTGGTTTACAGACCGTTTGTGTACACGGTAATTTCGGACTATACTTCGAAGGTATTTGGGTTTGATACTTTTGGAACCGTTTACGGTCTATTGATTAGCATTTCTGGTATGTTCAACATGGTACAAAGTATTTTAGACACACTGACTCACAAGACTTTTAACATGAATCCTACACCGCTTAACAGTATTTTGGTATTGATCACTATAATATCAGGTTTAACTCTACTATGGGATGTTCGTCGTCAATTGCGTCTTAGAACTCTACATAAGTCAGATCAAGAAGATAACTAA
- the FSH2 gene encoding putative serine hydrolase (similar to uniprot|Q05015 Saccharomyces cerevisiae YMR222C and similar to uniprot|Q99369 Saccharomyces cerevisiae YOR280C): MAKKILMLHGIAQTGEYFYHKTKGLRTEFEKLGYELYYPTANNTMPPADVPNCASDEVVASGVNDVSTWIQIDTAKADYSILPSTLDYLRQYVIENGPFDGLLGFSQGAIVGSYLMTDFNVLLNLTHEQQPPFKFFIAFSGFKFETARCASQYVEHPINVPSLHVRGELDTVTEAEKVHALYEACTPETRTFISHPGGHYVPNSRCFSKKVTEWLKTIDPSLEKSKY, translated from the coding sequence ATGGCTAAGAAGATATTAATGCTCCATGGGATTGCACAAACTGGTGAATATTTTTACCACAAGACTAAAGGCCTAAGGACagaatttgagaaattaGGCTATGAATTGTACTATCCTACTGCTAACAACACGATGCCGCCTGCAGATGTTCCTAATTGCGCTAGTGATGAAGTAGTAGCGAGTGGTGTAAATGATGTATCGACGTGGATCCAGATTGACACTGCTAAAGCTGATTACAGCATTTTACCCTCGACTTTGGATTACCTACGTCAGTACGTGATTGAAAACGGACCTTTTGATGGTCTACTTGGTTTTAGTCAAGGCGCAATTGTTGGATCATATTTAATGACAGATTTCAATGTACTACTAAATCTGACCCATGAGCAACAACCGCCATTCAAGTTCTTTATTGCGTTTAGTGGATTCAAGTTCGAAACGGCAAGATGCGCATCCCAATATGTAGAGCATCCAATAAATGTCCCATCACTACATGTGCGAGGTGAATTGGATACAGTGACGGAAGCTGAAAAGGTGCATGCTCTTTACGAGGCATGTACGCCTGAGACAAGAACGTTTATCAGTCACCCTGGTGGTCACTATGTGCCCAATTCAAGGTGTTTCTCAAAGAAGGTAACTGAATGGTTAAAAACTATAGATCCTAGCCTCGAGAAATCTAAATATTGA
- the RFM1 gene encoding Rfm1p (weakly similar to uniprot|Q12192 Saccharomyces cerevisiae YOR279C RFM1 DNA-binding protein required for repression of middle sporulation genes specificity factor that directs the Hst1p histone deacetylase to some of the promoters regulated by Sum1p), with translation MVEYNLDNIQHNLNTDKESPNGFEHFSPSTFSIHNDNNSDNGTQRDDKNLSEEAAKISKFDNEFLPNLDDDIPIETGFSPRNNDKITWRKIVESSNKRQEIFTKFKEASQQINPIEFESYHDFFVLNTFKKGKSVSGYVDIENVMKNNAQHHRRSKRNNHDPSVREPITSPGSSSLSDDGDYDENDDGNREIEKLSRSRESPVDEIEEGPKKRRSRTQVPVTSDDHLQIDEAELSLSTNPPGGERRSTRLLNKANNNNSSSNPDSEDSSDEHGEALIKDLYESIVPKVEQPYRRSDWVLPSRLRYTPDKQMRTKPEFEKVNLSELISVEKIQRVLSKFEGGLKGIRKTNWNSMG, from the coding sequence ATGGTTGAATATAACCTAGATAATATTCAGCACAATTTGAATACTGATAAGGAGTCCCCAAACGGTTTTGAACATTTTTCGCCGtcaactttttcaattcataaTGACAATAACTCTGATAATGGCACTCAACGGGATGATAAGAATTTATCTGAGGAAGCTgctaaaatttcaaaattcgACAATGAGTTCCTACCGAATCtcgatgatgatattcCGATAGAAACTGGCTTCAGTCCTCGAAACAACGATAAAATTACTTGGCGGAAAATTGTAGAATCCAGTAATAAGAgacaagaaattttcaCGAAGTTCAAAGAGGCATCACAACAAATAAATCCCATCGAATTTGAATCTTATCACGACTTCTTCGTTTTAAATACCTTTAAAAAGGGGAAATCTGTCAGTGGATATGTTGATATAGAAAATGTCATGAAGAATAATGCTCAACATCATAGAAGATCTAAAAGAAATAATCATGATCCTTCAGTTCGTGAGCCAATTACCTCGCCTggatcatcttctttatctGATGATGGAGAttatgatgagaatgatgatggtaatagggaaattgaaaaactcTCCAGAAGTCGTGAATCCCCAGTTGATGAAATCGAAGAGGGACCTAAGAAACGTAGAAGTAGAACACAAGTACCAGTGACATCAGATGATCATTTACAAATCGATGAGGCAGAGTTATCGTTAAGCACCAACCCCCCCGGTGGTGAGAGAAGATCTACAAGGTTATTGAATAAAGctaacaataataacagttCATCAAATCCCGATAGCGAGGATAGCTCTGATGAACATGGTGAAGCTCTCATAAAGGATTTATACGAATCTATTGTTCCTAAAGTTGAACAACCTTACAGAAGATCCGACTGGGTTCTGCCGTCTAGGTTGAGGTACACTCCAGATAAACAAATGAGGACTAAGCCAGAGTTTGAAAAGGTAAACTTAAGTGAACTGATATCCGtagaaaaaattcaaaggGTATTGTCAAAGTTTGAAGGTGGTCTTAAAGGCATTAGGAAGACAAATTGGAATTCCATGGGTTAA